One Companilactobacillus heilongjiangensis genomic window, ATTCTTTTGGGATATAATGAGACTAAGATTCAACAAGCCATTTCTTAAAGAAGGTTAAAAATGCAACAAGAATCACTTTTCGCAAGTCAAAATAAAGACGACAATTCACCTCTAGCCAATCGGGTTCGTCCCAAAACGCTAGAGGATTTTGTCGGTCAGCAACATTTAATCGGTGACAATAAAATTCTCCGTGACATCATTGATCAGGATAATATCCCCTCATTAATTTTTTGGGGACCTCCCGGGGTTGGTAAAACTACTCTCGCAGAAATTATTGCCAAGAAAACTGAAGCCAATTTCATCACCTTTAGTGCTGTCACTAGCGGTATCAATGATATTAAAAAAGTCATGAAAGAAGCTGAAATGAATCGTGAAATGGGACAAAAGACAATTGTCTTCATTGATGAAATCCATCGGTTCAATAAAGCCCAACAGGACGCTTTTTTGCCATTCGTTGAAAAAGGCAGCATCACCTTAATTGGAGCAACTACAGAGAATCCATCATTTGAAATCAATTCCGCTCTGTTATCACGTTGTAAAGTCTTTGTACTCAAATCTTTAACCACTGCCGACTTAGTCCAGTTACTACAAAATACGTTAAAGAATCCCAAAGTCTTTCCAAAATTAAAAGTTGAACTCGATTCCGATACTTTGGAATTAATCGCTGCTTATGCCAATGGTGATGCTCGAGTAGCCTTGAATACGCTAGAAATGGCCGTTATCAACTCTGAAACCAAGGACAAAGTTGCTTCAGTTAAAGCTGACGACGTCCGCCAATTGTTGAATACTAAGTCGCTTCGTTACGATAAAAATGGTGAAGAACATTACAACATCATCTCGGCTTTACACAAATCCATGCGTAACAGTGATACCGATTCAGCTATCTATTGGGTTATGCGTATGCTCGATGGCGGTGAAGATCCACTCTATATCGCCCGTCGGCTAGTCAGATTTGCCAGTGAAGACATCGGTTTGGCAGACACTAACGCTTTAAACGTGGCCATCAATGCCTTCCAAGCTTGCCAATTCCTAGGAATGCCTGAATGTAACGTTCATTTGGTAGAAACTGTGATCTATTTATCAGTCGCACCTAAATCAAATGCCGTTTATAAATCAGTTTTAGCCGCTGAAAAAGATATTAAGAAATATGGTAACTTGCCAGTTCCATTGCAGATTAGAAATGTACCAACTAAGCTAATGAAGAATCTCGGTTATGGTAAAGATTATGAATTAGCCCACAACTATCAAGACAAATTAACAACCATGCAAACTGTTCCTGATGAAATCAAGGATAGTCAATATTACCACCCTACCGAACAAGGTAAGGAGCGACTATTCAAGCAACGTTTGGAATATGTCAAACAATGGCACCAAGAACACGATGATAAATAACAAAAAACGACCAAGTAATCAAATTTACAGATTACTTGGTCGTTTTTTGTTCAAATTATAAATCTTCTTTTTTAATATGTTTTACATTATCGCCGCTTGCTAAAAGAGCATCAGTCACAACATCTTTAAAATATGATGTTCCCAAAACTCCTGCCATTACTGCTAATTTACTATTAATCGAGTCAATTTCGGACCAATCTTTAAAATGACAGTCAACTAAGCCATTGCCATTAGGTGTTCGTACCATTCCAGCCATATCTTGAGATTGACGAACTTCTGCTTCTCCACCCAACTGAGAAACTGTATCTATAACTTGTGGGATAGCCATTTCTAGCACTTCCAACGTCAATTGCACATCAGGATTCAATGCTTCAGCAAATCGCTCCTGTGGCGCCATAATAACGTATCGGTCAGCCAAATTAGCATATAAGCGTTCCAAAGTATGGATGCCACCGCCACTTTTCAAAACATTCAGGTTTTGGTCGATACTATCGCAACCGTCAAAGGCTAAATCAAATTTCGTTACTTGTTCCAAAGGTACAACCGGAATATTCAATTCCAGACAAAGCTTTCGAGTTTGTTCTGAAGGACTAGCCACTTTAATTGTTGATGCATCCAAAGCGTGAATCAAGCGTCCTACCGTGCGACCGCCACCAAAACTAACAGTCATACCAGGCTTGATCATTGTTAAAGCCGATTCGATTAATTTTTCCATGTTTACATCCTCGTAAGAAATATATTTTGCATGCATTTAATTCAACACTTATTCTATCAAAAATTCTGCAGCAAAAAAGCCTGCTAATAAGCAGGCCATCATGATATTCAATAGTAGGATAAATATCAACTTCTTTCTTTTGAAGATTAACTACGGGGGAATAGTAATCTTGAATTTAACTTCTTTATCTATTAGGGGGAGATATCTGAAGTTTAAGTTTATTTATAGGAGATTAAATTTTTATTCGTATATATATGTTTTAAGGGGGTTATTTCTATTCATTAATTGTTTTCAATAATTGTTTTTTAAAGGGTTTGTTCTATTTGAAGCTTTATCTAATCATCCGTTCACCTCTTCCTCTATTTGACTATGTTTAAATAATAACGTTTAAATACGAATAAATTTATAACAAAATATGAAGAATTGGTGAATTATTTTCCGTCTCCAGAGCTAAGAAGTATTCATCTGCTATGCGGACCGGGCCGAGCCAAGGTCTCGTCCCTCGGTTTGAAGGCTTTCCAAAGACCGGAAAGTCTCCAAACTCGCCCGGTGGTGTAAGAGCTAAAGCTCTAACGCCACACCCACAGCGGGTGAATACTTCTTAGCTCTTCCGTCTCTTTTGTTACTGCAGTGGATATGAAATAGTCTGTATATCTTATCAAATTGATTAAATCCTCTGATCTTCCTAGCTTTTATAGGAATTCAAAGATATATAGAAACACCTCTAAATTCCATCATATATATCGAAGAAAATAGAAGAGCAAAATTCTTTTTAAAACCCTAGCTTCCGGTTTCCAGTTATGGAGGCTGCTGTGGAAGTGGAGTTAGGACGAGCGTTCTTCTCGTTCTTACTCCACAGGACGACTTTTGAGACGCGGTTTTCGGCTCAAAATCGAGGGTCGAGACCGCACTTCGGCTCGAGCCGGTCCCATAGCTGAACTCCATAACTGGAAACCGGAAGTGGCATCCTTCAATAACATACAAAAAAAGGACTGCCCTTTCTTTCGGACAGTCCAACGTGAATGATTTTAATTTTGAATGTGTATTATAGAACTTTAACAGCGAATGAAGGCATGAAGTAGCCTGAGATTGTTGAAATCTTAACTGATTCGCCTGGTTGTGGTGCGGCGATGTATTGGTTGTTACCTAAGTAGATACCTACGTGGTAAGTTGAACCTTTGCCACCCCAGAATAATAGATCTCCAGCTGATGCTTGAGAAACTGCTTCTTGTGTACCGGCACTTTCTTGAGCTACTGTATATGAACCAATGCTCTTACCAGTTGCTTGTTGGTATACGTATGATGTGAAACCTGAACAGTCGAAACCTGAAGGTGTCTTACCACCCCATACATATGGTGTACCGATATATTTCTTAGCAGTATTTACAACACTGTCAGAAGTTGAAGCTTTGTCTGATGATGAAGCTGATTCTGTAACAGCAGCCATATCAGTAACGTCACTAGCGTTAACCCATTCACTTGCGCCTACTAGGTACCATGTGTTTCCTTGATCGTCTTTAACAGCTTGACCAACGGCCCAGGCTGTATTAGCTTGCAATGCACGGCCAGAACTCTTGCCATTTGATGATGGTGTTGTGTAAAGTGCTGACATTGTCTTTGTACGTACAGCAGAAGGTGCATCAGATAGAACTTGTGAAGCAGCCTTTGTTGTAGAAGCATTTGATAGGCCTAAACCTGTAACTGCTAAAGCGGCAGCAGCTGTAAATGAAATAAGACTCTTTTTAACGTTAGTATTCAAAATTGAAATCCCCCGTAATGGTTTGTTTTTTTTATTTTTTAAGTTTTTCTTAATTATTAATTTCTTATCACTCAACGTTGACTATAATACGCTCTGAATATTGCAGAAATGTTACAGCAATTGTATAAGAATGTTACACTTTGTTGTTCACAAAGTAATAAAGCTGTAACCACATACATATCAGTGGTTACAGCTTTATTGTGAAAAACTCATTTACTTGATTTTTTCGATATTCAGTATTTTGTTAACGCTTTCCTTAGTTATTTCTATGTTATTATTAGTAATTTTATAACATTTACCCCTTAATTCACTCGGAATATTCAAATCTCGATGGAATTCGTCACTATTAATTCGCGCCTTTAATCGATTAATATCATCCCCGCGACCAGCCAAACGTTTCGTCACAGTATCCAAATCTACTTCAAGAAAAATGACGACTGCCTGATTGCCATACTTCTCTTTATAGGAAATTGCACCTTTAGTATCGACCACAATACTGGCCGCATCATACTTTTCCCAAGTTTTATTGAGACTTTCTTCAGAAGATCCATACCAATTGCCACTAAATTCGACTCTTTCGAGATAATGATTCTTCAAAAAGCTATCTTTCGTCTCAAAATGATAGTCTATGCCGTCTTTTTCGCCCACACGTGGTAATCTAGTAGTATGAGTTATGACACTCGGTATATGATAGGTATCTTGCAAATATTTACTAATTGTTGTTTTCCCAGTTCCACTTGCTCCAGTGATAACAATAATTTTTTTATCCATTATAGGACTCCTATGTTTGAAATATTTCTTCTACTATATTATTATACTAGTCTGTTAAGTAATTAATCCGAGGAGAATTAGATATGAAAATAGAAGACTTAAAAGTTGGCACTGTTTACGATTGCTCCGTTGATGAAGATATGGATTACCCATTCCAAGGAAAAGTTGAGAAAGTTTACGAGCACTCAGCTTTGATGGAGATTGTTAAGAATGATCCTAAGGACAATACTAATAAAACGGAATTAAATAACAAGATTGTTGTAAGTATCAAGAAAATCAAAAAAGCTAAATAATTAATCTCATAAAAAGAAGCCGGTCATTAAGTTGATCAGCTTCTTTTTTTTACTCTTCGTTATATTAGTCTGCCGTTTCCAGAGCTGAGAGTATTCATCTGTTGCGCGGCACGGTCCGAGCCAAAGTGCGGTCTCGGGCCTCGGTTGAAGACTTTCCAAAAATCGGAAAGTCTCCAACACGTCCGGTGGTGTAATTGCTAAAGCAATAACGCCACTTTCGCTACGGATAAATACTCTCAGCTCTTCCAACTAATTTAATTTTTTAATTTAAAAACATCCCTTAATTTGCGGCTAGATTTTTTTGATTATGGTTTAATTATTTACATCATTGATGTAATGAATAGAGAAGACAATTATCAGACTCTCTGAACCATCCGTATTCAATTAAATATCGAATAATCGGATTCCTACCTTCAATTACACATCAATAAACTAAAACCCTAGCCTCCGGTCGTCAGTGATTTTTGCCTGCCATGGAGGTGGCGTTATTGCTTTAGCAATTACACCACGGGACGAGCTTGGAGACTTGCGGTTTTTGCAAGTCCTCAAATCGAGGTTCGAGACCGCCCTTTGGCTCGGACCGGTCCCCATAGCGGCAAAAAATCACTGACGGCCGGGGCGGCCGCCTTTACAAACATCTATTTTTCAACATTAATAAATGAACGTGCAGGAACTCGTAATACTCGATATTCCATTGCATAACGGTTAGCTTTTAGACCTAAGCCGTTGATGAAGTTGTTCTTATACTTGGCACGAACGGTAATAACGTATGCGTCTTGATACTTACTATCGGCCTTCTTGATTTTCTTCATTGGCCAATCCAAATGCATGCCTGATACGGTGAATGGCAATGTTGCATCTGAGATTGTGGCATTTCGACTGGAAACTGTGAATGTCGAATTATTGATCCAATATTGGTAGACATCTGTTGCGGTATTGGATTCTTTCTTATCGATCTTGACGTAATATCCTTGACCATCATTGGTTGTCTGCACAATCATCGGATCGTACTTATATGAAACGGCGACTTCACTTTTATCAGTCAAATCAACTTTTGTAAA contains:
- a CDS encoding guanylate kinase; translation: MDKKIIVITGASGTGKTTISKYLQDTYHIPSVITHTTRLPRVGEKDGIDYHFETKDSFLKNHYLERVEFSGNWYGSSEESLNKTWEKYDAASIVVDTKGAISYKEKYGNQAVVIFLEVDLDTVTKRLAGRGDDINRLKARINSDEFHRDLNIPSELRGKCYKITNNNIEITKESVNKILNIEKIK
- a CDS encoding LVIS_2131 family protein; translated protein: MSSWNFVGIIAWIIVIALLIFVVFNIRNRHLKILVVKKGKITGATILMDFVEILVVIFAVSGMLYTSLFTKVDLTDKSEVAVSYKYDPMIVQTTNDGQGYYVKIDKKESNTATDVYQYWINNSTFTVSSRNATISDATLPFTVSGMHLDWPMKKIKKADSKYQDAYVITVRAKYKNNFINGLGLKANRYAMEYRVLRVPARSFINVEK
- a CDS encoding C40 family peptidase, whose product is MNTNVKKSLISFTAAAALAVTGLGLSNASTTKAASQVLSDAPSAVRTKTMSALYTTPSSNGKSSGRALQANTAWAVGQAVKDDQGNTWYLVGASEWVNASDVTDMAAVTESASSSDKASTSDSVVNTAKKYIGTPYVWGGKTPSGFDCSGFTSYVYQQATGKSIGSYTVAQESAGTQEAVSQASAGDLLFWGGKGSTYHVGIYLGNNQYIAAPQPGESVKISTISGYFMPSFAVKVL
- a CDS encoding ribose-5-phosphate isomerase A, with product MEKLIESALTMIKPGMTVSFGGGRTVGRLIHALDASTIKVASPSEQTRKLCLELNIPVVPLEQVTKFDLAFDGCDSIDQNLNVLKSGGGIHTLERLYANLADRYVIMAPQERFAEALNPDVQLTLEVLEMAIPQVIDTVSQLGGEAEVRQSQDMAGMVRTPNGNGLVDCHFKDWSEIDSINSKLAVMAGVLGTSYFKDVVTDALLASGDNVKHIKKEDL
- a CDS encoding replication-associated recombination protein A translates to MQQESLFASQNKDDNSPLANRVRPKTLEDFVGQQHLIGDNKILRDIIDQDNIPSLIFWGPPGVGKTTLAEIIAKKTEANFITFSAVTSGINDIKKVMKEAEMNREMGQKTIVFIDEIHRFNKAQQDAFLPFVEKGSITLIGATTENPSFEINSALLSRCKVFVLKSLTTADLVQLLQNTLKNPKVFPKLKVELDSDTLELIAAYANGDARVALNTLEMAVINSETKDKVASVKADDVRQLLNTKSLRYDKNGEEHYNIISALHKSMRNSDTDSAIYWVMRMLDGGEDPLYIARRLVRFASEDIGLADTNALNVAINAFQACQFLGMPECNVHLVETVIYLSVAPKSNAVYKSVLAAEKDIKKYGNLPVPLQIRNVPTKLMKNLGYGKDYELAHNYQDKLTTMQTVPDEIKDSQYYHPTEQGKERLFKQRLEYVKQWHQEHDDK